One stretch of Daphnia pulicaria isolate SC F1-1A chromosome 6, SC_F0-13Bv2, whole genome shotgun sequence DNA includes these proteins:
- the LOC124342034 gene encoding trichohyalin-like — protein sequence MRAREDRQAEAPDERALRQRLDADRKRVARAGETEAEHEARLLDQRIRQQLLRQEQTEEDNRARLSAEEERTAVLRHEEENRIRLEEEAERQAGLLQVEENRQKKIELDCRRRWSGKLPFRPSSDRPRVVLANDTVAEHPARQQHQAGKVSFGNRETPEEQRARLQTQALRMRILRQDESEEEGLARLRDQALRQKALGYKESEAEKSARLLEQSLRQSSLRNEESKAKKLARLREQALRQSYLRNEELEAEKVARLREQSLRQRCLRNEEIEVEKRARLQDNLVRQEDLRDNESEDSHFSRLQDQSSCQEVVRGRETAEERIDRAISDRFCYQVNVFDEIEQEGRVDHPEYMADYRATENREEAAARREENRCRMELRRELEEQREWEDEELRARNALDHGEIVPIENEEDEALRLQLMTEFDRRGNPRTHRQA from the exons ATGAG GGCAAGAGAAGACCGTCAGGCAGAGGCACCTGACGAGAGAGCGTTGAGGCAGAGGTTAGATGCGGACCGGAAAAGAGTTGCCCGTGCTGGAGAGACGGAGGCTGAACATGAAGCTAGGCTGCTCGATCAGCGAATCAGGCAGCAACTCCTTAGGCAGGAACAGACTGAAGAAGACAATCGTGCTCGACTGTCGGCAGAGGAAGAGCGGACAGCAGTTCTCAGgcacgaagaagaaaaccgtATTCGATTGGAAGAAGAGGCAGAGCGGCAAGCTGGCCTACTTCaagtagaagaaaatcgt CAGAAGAAAATCGAGCTCGATTGCAGGCGGAGGTGGAGCGGCAAGCTGCCCTTC AGACCATCATCTGATCGCCCAAGAGTTGTTCTTGCTAATGATACTGTGGCAGAACATCCAGCAAGACAACAACACCAGGCAGGAAAGGTATCTTTTGGCAACAGAGAAACTCCTGAAGAGCAACGAGCTCGATTGCAAACCCAGGCATTACGGATGAGAATTCTGCGGCAAGATGAATCTGAAGAGGAGGGATTAGCTAGGCTTCGAGATCAAGCCTTGAGGCAAAAAGCTCTGGGGTACAAAGAATCAGAAGCAGAAAAATCAGCTAGACTTCTGGAACAGTCATTACGGCAAAGTTCTCTGCGCAACGAGGAATCGAAAGCAAAGAAATTAGCTAGGTTACGCGAACAGGCTCTGCGGCAAAGTTATCTGCGCAACGAGGAATTGGAAGCCGAAAAAGTAGCTAGGCTGCGCGAACAGTCTCTACGGCAAAGATGTCTTCGGAATGAAGAAATTGAAGTTGAAAAGCGGGCTCGACTTCAGGATAATTTAGTCCGTCAGGAAGATTTACGCGACAACGAATCTGAAGACAGTCATTTTTCTCGACTTCAGGATCAGTCATCATGCCAGGAAGTTGTACGTGGAAGGGAAACTGCAGAAGAAAGAATAGATCGCGCTATCTCTGATAGATTTTGTTATCAAGTCAATGTGTTCGACGAAATTGAGCAGGAAGGTCGCGTTGATCACCCCGAGTACATGGCTGATTACAGAGCGACAGAGAATAGAGAAGAAGCTGCTGCGCGGCGTGAAGAGAATCGGTGTCGTATGGAGTTACGGCGCGAACTTGAAGAGCAACGAGAGTGGGAAGACGAAGAATTGCGAGCTAGGAATGCACTTGATCATGGCGAAATTGttccaattgaaaatgaagaagacgaagctCTTCGTTTGCAGTTGATGACTGAATTTGACCGGCGTGGAAATCCAAGAACTCATCGGCAGGCTTGA
- the LOC124342035 gene encoding uncharacterized protein LOC124342035, which produces MAAADGNDVIDNEPGEEEEPEANEENDDRPPNRNRGSRTRVTHAEFYSSRMSVRGDFNNVLAGGAVTQMYFVDSYVKVEGERLDWLRRNQAELHVERYYGLMDYINNRAERANLEVGSMFILPSSFIGSPRVMKQNYPDAMAICGKFGKPTLFVTFTCNPKWREIVANIPNYLTALDRPDMIARVFHLKKKELVDDIEKKQVLGFTAARFEVIEFQKRGLPHCHMLVWVDSRDAPSTPEDMDKTICAGIPDKTLYPRLYDSVMAHMIHGPCGAINKTHPAWIKRAAKKKHWCCASFEKGELFSHFEVDNRWVVPYNPWLLLKYDCHINIEYYSNMTTVKYIFNAPEATHRIFKFPLSDRSDTITRLAVHLPLEQSVFFQPDNEEQAVINAATKETTLTAWFILNRDNEEARQSGGRNYWKPRRRNIKIIGRLYTVGVRQVERYCLRLLLINVRGSISFEDIRTVNSVLLPTFKSAASALNLLEDDSVWEKTLDDATAFEMPERLRQLFVDVCLLCNPNDALHLFDRSLPHLMEDFIRTGNDAEVAKNLTLKWIQDKLILHNRQMEELSLPVPDFQLIRQIIEAQP; this is translated from the exons ATGGCCGCAGCAGATGGCAATGATGTGATTGACAATGAGCcaggtgaagaagaagaaccagaaGCAAACGAAGAGAACGACGATCGACCACCGAACAGAAACAGAGGCTCACGCACAAGAGTGACTCATGCCGAGTTCTACAGTTCGCGCATGTCAGTTCGCGGTGATTTCAATAACGTTTTGGCTGGGGGTGCCGTCACTCAGATGTATTTTGTCGATTCTTACGTCAAGGTCGAGGGGGAACGCCTAGATTGGCTCAGACGAAACCAGGCAGAGCTGCATGTTGAGCGCTACTATGGACTGATGGATTACATCAACAATCGAGCGGAGAGAGCAAATTTGGAAGTTGGCTCGATGTTCATTCTCCCTTCGTCTTTTATTGGCAGTCCTCGAGTcatgaaacaaaattaccCAGACGCTATGGCAATTTGTGGAAAATTTGGCAAACCGACTTTATTTGTGACGTTTACCTGCAATCCCAAGTGGAGGGAAATTGTTGCTAATATCCCAAACTACTTGACGGCTTTAGATCGTCCCGATATGATCGCGAGAGTATTCcacttgaagaagaaagagttggTCGACGACATCGAGAAAAAGCAAGTATTGGGTTTCACCGCGGCCAGATTCGAAGTCATCGAATTTCAGAAACGCGGACTGCCTCATTGCCACATGCTGGTGTGGGTCGACAGCCGCGACGCTCCTTCGACACCAGAGGATATGGATAAGACCATCTGCGCTGGAATTCCCGACAAGACACTCTATCCAAGACTTTACGACTCTGTTATGGCTCACATGATTCACGGTCCGTGTGGAGCCATCAACAAAACTCACCCTGCATGGATAAAGAGGGCTGCT aagaagaaacactgGTGTTGTGCATCGTTTGAAAAGGGGGAACTCTTTTCTCACTTTGAAGTGGACAACCGATGGGTTGTTCCTTATAACCCTTGGTTGCTACTGAAATATGATTGTCACATCAACATCGAGTATTATTCCAATATGACAACTGTCAAGTACATCTTCAA CGCGCCAGAAGCTACCCATAGAATCTTCAAGTTTCCTCTCAGCGATCGTTCTGATACCATCACCCGACTAGCCGTGCATCTGCCTCTTGAACAGTCCGTCTTTTTCCAACCGGACAACGAGGAACAAGCAGTCATCAATGCCGCGACCAAGGAAACGACGTTAACTGCTTGGTTCATCTTGAATCGGGATAATGAAGAAGCGAGACA GTCGGGTGGTcgtaattattggaaacctCGAAGACGAAATATTAAAATCATAGGCCGCTTATATACCGTGGGCGTCCGTCAAGTTGAGCGATACTGCCTTCGCTTGCTCCTCATCAACGTCAGAGGATCAATCAGCTTTGAAGATATCCGCACGGTCAACAGTGTCCTTCTACCGACGTTTAAATCAGCCGCTTCTGCTTTGAATTTGCTGGAGGACGACAGTGTTTGGGAGAAGACTTTGGACGATGCCACCGCTTTTGAAATGCCGGAGCGATTGAGACAGCTCTTTGTCGATGTCTGCCTCTTATGCAATCCCAACGACGCTCTTCATCTCTTTGATCGGTCTCTGCCCCACCTCATGGAAGATTtcattcgaactggtaacgATGCGGAAGTCGCCAAAAACTTGACTTTGAAATGGATTCAAGACAAGTTGATTCTCCACAATAGACAAATGGAAGAACTATCTTTGCCTGTTCCTGACTTTCAGCTTATTCGCCAGATTATTGAAGCTCAACCTTAA